The following are encoded together in the Lactuca sativa cultivar Salinas chromosome 1, Lsat_Salinas_v11, whole genome shotgun sequence genome:
- the LOC111914942 gene encoding uncharacterized protein LOC111914942, which yields MSLVKEGGSMTYQVPVLTPTNYPVWEVKVKSIMDAHDIWEMVEPKALGEASYQKKSKQTLASLFQAIPEDMVVQMGSYTDPKQVWDGLKTRYLGVDRLRTARLATLKRELESLRMKEGETVDDFVMKLSNLASKVRSFGYELEEVELVKRLLDSMPKSFLQVVALIEQCFELYSILFNEAVGSLKTYEECIRGTEKLEDTQGGLFLVSEEKSHVCKHCGNERSNRDDFGRGGRGSKRS from the coding sequence ATGTCGTTGGTTAAAGAAGGAGGTTCGATGACATATCAAGTTCCGGTTTTGACTCCAACGAATTATCCGGTGTGGGAGGTCAAAGTCAAGTCGATTATGGACGCACACGACATATGGGAGATGGTCGAACCAAAGGCGTTAGGTGAAGCATCATATCAAAAGAAGTCAAAACAAACTCTTGCTTCTTTGTTTCAAGCGATACCCGAAGACATGGTGGTTCAAATGGGGAGTTACACCGACCCAAAGCAAGTGTGGGATGGGCTAAAAACACGGTATTTGGGAGTGGATCGGTTGAGAACGGCTCGACTTGCAACCTTAAAGAGAGAGCTTGAAAGTTTGCGCATGAAAGAGGGTGAAACGgttgatgattttgtgatgaaatTATCCAATTTAGCATCAAAAGTAAGGAGTTTTGGTTACGAGCTTGAAGAAGTTGAATTGGTGAAAAGGTTACTTGATTCGATGCCTAAGTCGTTTCTTCAAGTCGTAGCTTTAATAGAGCAATGCTTCGAGTTGTATTCAATTTTATTCAATGAAGCGGTTGGTAGCTTGAAGACATACGAGGAGTGTATAAGAGGAACCGAGAAATTGGAGGATACTCAAGGTGGGTTGTTTTTGGTTAGTGAGGAAAAATCACATGTTTGTAAGCATTGTGGCAATGAACGTTCAAATCGGGATGACTTTGGACGTGGAGGTCGGGGGTCCAAGAGAAGTTGA
- the LOC111914932 gene encoding uncharacterized protein LOC111914932 isoform X2: protein MHVHRLIEECLIFNMSKEECMEALSKHANIMPAITSTVWCELEKENKDFFEAYKNTRKEHQTQMVSSSSQKVIPP from the exons ATGCAT GTGCATCGTCTGATAGAGGAGTGTTTAATATTCAATATGAGCAAAGAAGAATGCATGGAAGCCCTTTCTAAGCATGCAAACATCATGCCTGCCATTACTTCTACTG TGTGGTGTGAGCTTGAAAAGGAGAATAAAGACTTCTTTGAGGCATACAAGAACACGAGGAAGGAGCATCAAACTCAAATGGTTTCTTCTAGCTCCCAAAAAGTTATTCCACCATAA
- the LOC111914931 gene encoding serine/threonine-protein kinase AFC1, whose translation METQRILEFPHKNMDKRPRKRPRLAWDMPAPVPPPPKVLPALYCRQDFINAAVPSFSYSSIYYKGIPHNGSPPWRPDDKEGHYIFAVGENITPRYRILSKMGEGTFGQVLECLDNEKKEPVAIKIVRSINKYREAAMIEIDVLQKLARHDVGGSRCVQIRNWFDYRNHICIVFEKLGPSLYDFLRKNNYRSFPIDLVRDFARQLLESVAFMHDLQLIHTDLKPENILLVSSEYVKVPDYKFLSRSGKDGSYFKNLPKTSAIKLIDFGSTTYEHQDHSYVVSTRHYRAPEVILGLGWNYPCDLWSVGCILVELCSGEALFQTHENLEHLAMMERVLGPLPQHMIMRADRRSEKYFRRGARLDWPEGATSRESMRAVWKLPRLQNLVMQHVDHSAGALIDLLQGLLRFDPSERLKAREALRHPFFTRDIRRYGYSL comes from the exons ATGGAGACGCAGAGGATCTTGGAATTTCCTCACAAAAATATGGATAAGCGACCAAGGAAACGGCCTCGATTGGCTTGGGACATGCCCGCTCCTGTTCCTCCTCCCCCAAAG GTCCTCCCAGCTTTATACTGCAGACAGGATTTCATAAATGCAGCAGTCCCCAGTTTCTCTTACTCTTCAATATATTACAAAGGAATCCCTCACAATGGCTCCCCTCCATGGAGACCAGATGATAAAGAAGGCCACTACATTTTTGCTGTAGGAGAGAATATAACTCCTCGAT ATCGTATATTGAGCAAAATGGGTGAAG GTACTTTTGGGCAAGTTTTGGAGTGTTTGGACAACGAAAAGAAAGAGCCTGTAGCCATTAAAATCGTGCGCTCAATAAACAAATATCGTGAAGCTGCCATGATTGAGATTGATGTTTTACAGAAGCTTGCTAGACATGATGTTGGTGGATCACG TTGTGTGCAAATACGGAATTGGTTTGACTATCGTAATCATATTTGTATT GTTTTTGAGAAGCTTGGTCCAAGTTTATACGATTTTCTCCGCAAAAACAACTACCGTTCATTTCCCATTGATCTTGTTCGTGACTTTGCAAGACAACTTTTGGAATCTGTAGCAT TTATGCATGATCTACAACTTATACATACGGATTTAAAACCAGAAAACATTCTTCTGGTTTCTTCAGAGTATGTTAAGGTGCCGGATTATAAG TTTCTGTCAAGATCCGGAAAAGATGGTTCTTACTTCAAGAATCTACCAAAAACAAGCGCCATTAAGCTCATTGATTTTGGGAGTACTACATATGAACACCAAGATCACAGCTATGTTGTCTCAACACGCCATTATCGTGCCCCTGAGGTTATTTTAG GCCTTGGGTGGAACTACCCGTGTGATTTATGGAGCGTGGGTTGCATACTCGTTGAACTTTGCTCC GGTGAAGCTTTATTCCAGACGCATGAGAACTTGGAACATCTTGCTATGATGGAGAGAGTTTTAGGACCACTTCCTCAACATATGATCATGAGAGCCGA cCGTCGGTCTGAGAAATATTTTAGAAGGGGAGCGCGATTAGATTGGCCTGAGGGTGCAACCTCAAGAGAAAGTATGAGGGCAGTGTGGAAACTCCCACGCCTTCag AACCTGGTGATGCAGCACGTGGATCACTCTGCTGGGGCGTTGATAGATCTGTTGCAGGGGCTTTTGCGATTTGACCCATCAGAGCGACTGAAAGCTAGGGAAGCCTTAAGGCATCCTTTCTTCACAAGAGATATTAGACGATATGGGTACTCTTTgtaa
- the LOC111914943 gene encoding uncharacterized protein LOC111914943: MQQTTNQPSPTTPPSVQVEAGSSKKGKGKGKSIAVETENTDVLQWWAPEEEYALTAAWCATSKNKLRGNGMKKGAYWGAVLDKFHAILKKNQYRNNDMLSSKWGMITKRCSKLNSIYNRLEGQQRSGTNDFDLFKFAKEQYKVEMGHVFDFEKSWELLRADPKWNKTPTSSEVQSKRSSNSSSVNVSDARANIDLSVDDDKIPDDIQEISPPRRPPGRDKARRAARHAEEVETRAKDAAEMRAKFDEHNLLIKEKNELKRRHLEFLERQTREKQEQKERELITH, from the coding sequence ATGCAACAAACAACCAATCAACCGTCGCCTACAACACCACCATCAGTTCAAGTGGAAGCGGGAAGTAGTaagaaagggaaagggaaaggaaaaTCAATAGCGGTAGAAACAGAAAATACAGACGTTCTACAATGGTGGGCACCGGAGGAGGAATATGCTTTGACGGCGGCTTGGTGTGCTACTTCAAAAAACAAACTTCGcggaaatggaatgaaaaaagGAGCTTATTGGGGGGCGGTGCTCGACAAGTTTCACgctattttaaagaaaaatcaatATCGCAACAACGACATGTTGAGCAGCAAATGGGGTATGATAACTAAGCGGTGCAGCAAATTAAACAGTATTTACAACCGGCTTGAGGGGCAACAACGAAGCGGAACCAACGACTTCGATTTGTTCAAATTTGCTAAGGAACAATATAAGGTCGAAATGGGTCATGTTTTcgactttgaaaaatcatgggaattGTTACGAGCGGATCCAAAGTGGAATAAAACGCCTACATCGTCGGAGGTTCAATCCAAAAGGTCTAGCAATTCTAGCTCGGTCAACGTGTCGGACGCACGGGCTAACATCGACCTAAGCGTCGATGATGATAAGATCCCTGATGATATCCAAGAGATATCCCCACCGCGACGACCGCCCGGACGCGACAAAGCGAGGCGCGCTGCAAGACATGCGGAGGAGGTGGAGACGAGAGCAAAAGATGCGGCGGAAATGAGAGCCAAATTCGACGAgcacaatttattaataaaagaaaaaaatgagttGAAACGTCGTCATTTGGAGTTCCTGGAAAGGCAGACACGGGAGAAGCAGGAACAAAAAGAGAGGGAACTAATAACACATTAG
- the LOC111914932 gene encoding uncharacterized protein LOC111914932 isoform X1: MADSSASYIHMVHRLIEECLIFNMSKEECMEALSKHANIMPAITSTVWCELEKENKDFFEAYKNTRKEHQTQMVSSSSQKVIPP, from the exons ATGGCTGATTCTTCTGCTTCATATATTCACATG GTGCATCGTCTGATAGAGGAGTGTTTAATATTCAATATGAGCAAAGAAGAATGCATGGAAGCCCTTTCTAAGCATGCAAACATCATGCCTGCCATTACTTCTACTG TGTGGTGTGAGCTTGAAAAGGAGAATAAAGACTTCTTTGAGGCATACAAGAACACGAGGAAGGAGCATCAAACTCAAATGGTTTCTTCTAGCTCCCAAAAAGTTATTCCACCATAA